The Helianthus annuus cultivar XRQ/B chromosome 11, HanXRQr2.0-SUNRISE, whole genome shotgun sequence region TTTTAATTTTCGCCATGATTTTAGTTCCTCCTTGATTGCCTTAAATTTTTCAGCTATTTCTTCATCTTTGAAATTTGTCTCACAAGTTATTGAAAAACCTCTCCTCACTGCCTCATCAAAGCCTGACATGGAGAACCAGCTATTGAATAGTCTAAAAGGAGATGGACCAAAACTATTGTTCACCGTGGTCAAAATTAAAGGGCTGTGGTCCGAAATATCCCTATCCAGGGCCAGTAACGTTGCGTTGGGCCATTTGTTCATGAAGTTTTCACACACCAGAACTCAATCAATCTTGCTTAAGTTTTTTCCATCACCAGACATAAATGTAAATCTTCTCCCTGCCATATTGTACTCTTGGAACCCCCCTCTGCTTATGAAATTATTAAAACAGATGGCTCCATTCATATCGAACTGAGAATTAAACCTGTCTTCAGGGAATCTGACCTCGTTGAAGTCGCCAAGTATTATCCAATCTCCTGTTATTCCATTCTTTGCCTCCAACAGATCTTCCCACATTCTTCTTCTGTTAGCCTTTATTGTAGAGCCATACACATTCACAATTACCAAAGCATTTGCCATACCTGTTATTTTTCCCTTTACTATGATAAAATTCTGACTTTTAACCTCCAATTCTTTCTTAAATACCAATGGATTCCATAATGATAGTAAACCCCCCGATCTGCCTTCTGCATCTACCTTAGCATATTTAAAACTTGGATTATCCCAGAACCTCCTAATTTTACTTAGGGGTAAGTCCCTGAACTGTGTCTCTTGGATGGCGATAAAAGATAAATTAAATTTTGTTAACAAACCTCTGACTCGAGCTGCCTTTCCAGCCCCTCCTGCCCCTTTCAAATTAATGGTCCCAAAATTCATTGGCTCACCACGTCCGCCATTTCTTCAGAGACAGTGGTCTTTATGAGCTGGTCATGCTTGGTTAGGTCGACTCCGATCTTTTCCCCTAAATCAATCGTTGCCTCAGATTCTTCTATAATCTTTTGTTCGTTTGCTGAGATGTTGTTTGTTATGCCTTGTTTTTCGTCACCCTCTACGTCCTCTTGTTGTGTACCCTGGTTTGTATCTTCTTCCCATTCCAAGTTGTACTCATCATCCAAGCCATCCCCCTCTTGGTTTCCGAAAGTTAAATCTTCTTCAGTAATCCTTATCTTGCCTTTGTTTCTCCTCTTGTTGTTTTTTCCAACCTTGCATCTCGGCCtcttcttttttgtttttaatctTGATTCATCTAAGAGCTCTATGTTTAGGTCAGGGATCCTTTCTTTACCAATTACTGATGTGGGTTTCAAACAGGAGGATCTAACGTCAGCAATGCTTggtcttttccttttcttttgggCTGACTGAGCAGGCCCAACATCATTAATTTTTTCAAACATCTCAGGCCCATGATCAATAATTGTTTTCGGTCCATGGTGATTATGGTTATCCAGTGGTAACTGTGCACCTACAACACACGTGTTTTCTAGAACATTTATTACATCCTCCTCGGAACCCGAAACCGCATGCACCTCGTGGTCTTCTCTGTTAGCTGGATTTTCTTTTTCCAAATGTTCCCCATGACTATCATTATTGGGATTTACGCCACTACCACCCATCTGTTTTGACTCTTCCTCTTCTGACCTCGGAGTCACCGGTATGTCTTCCGTTTCCATATTTTCCGGCACCGGATTTGTCTGCTCTGGTTTTGTTTCTGGACCCATGTTCAGCTCCGTAATGAACTCCGGCAACCATAAATGATTTGTCTCAGTCACCCAAACTTCATATACCTGGTGTTTCCATTTAATCAAAATCTTCTCGTTGATCATGGCCCCATGTTTCACTATTACACCCACAATATCTTCATTAAAACTTAGATCTCTGTCATCGGCCTCCGAGTGCTTTATGATTCTGCCAAACCTTTCGCCTATGCAGTCGAATACTTCTTTTATCCAAAGTTAGAGTGGGACACCTCTAATCCTAAGCCATGCAATCCTTTCAAATGGAATGGAGTCCCCATTCCATCTGTCCCAGCTTCCAAACCATTGTTTCCAAACCTCCTTCTCATTTTTCAAGCTTTCCTCCATCTTATTTGATGAGCCaaagattattattatttttaggccCCCGACGTGTCTTACCTGTGCATCACTTAATCCCATCTGTAACTTCATGATGCCAACCTTTCTTAGTGATTCCCCGTTCAGCAGCTCCCCGACTACCGCTCTATCTTTCCAATTAATGTATAGCTTAGATTCGTTTGCAAACGCTAAGTCTGTCTCTACCTCCTTTTCGACCTTTTTGCCCATAGCCACATCTGCCCATGATAGGCCTTGTTTCACGTAGTTGTTTTTTGTAACCCCAGTACTTGAATCCCCAACATTAACTTGACTGACTGGCTTTCTAACCCATGATTTATTCTGAACTTTCCCCTTTTTAATGACTTTTACAAACCTGGCCACATTCGCTCTTATCTTCCACCCATAGAACATCATCTGATTCAACGCCTTTACCATTTTGTCCGCATCCCTCACATTAACAAATCTGAGGAAACCAAACCTATTACCCCTTTTATCCAACTTCCTTGCAATGTATGAATCCACTATGTGACCATAGTTTTTGCATTCCGTCCACAACTCACCGTCCGAGATGTGAGGGTGGATATTTGAGACGTAGAACGTGATAGCTTTGTCCTTTGAGACTTCATCGTTGTTGTTTTCTCCATTCAAGTAATCATCATTCCTCTCCTCTATTTCACCCTCCTCTCTCTCCCTGTACGGAGCAGCCATCGCAAAAACTACCGTAAAAACCAGAACTTATAAGGTTAATAGGATTCGAATCGATCTAGCTGAGCTATAAAGATAGACGCGATCAATATCAGACCTACTAAGCAAATAAAATTCCAGAGAAAACAGTAAGTCCGGGAATGACCGAGAAAGAAACAGTCGCAAGACGCTGGATCCAGGTTCCGGGAGGCGAATGGAGAAGAGAAAGAGACAGTTTAGGATGAACGGTAGGAAGGATATGCAAAACAGTAAGCAATCACCACTACCACGCACGCTAAACCGGCCGAATCACCCTCGTCGAGCCACCGGCAACCGTCCGACTGTTTGAATGTCCGGCGACCTTTCGTTTCTAACAGAGAGAGAAATTTCGTTTCTAGTTGTTTATATTCAAATTCTTATTTTCACTAGTCACATTAACTATAtcttaaaatattattatatagtatagatgagTAAGgtaaaaaatatatgtattttttaattgTTAATGAGCAAATAAATAAAGTTGTATCGGAGAATTACTAAAAATAAAGCATCGTTTTTTTCAAATAATCTAAAATTATTATTTCAAAAAGAAGAAAAATTGGATCTGGTGTCTAACTTTTCACTAATCATTGTCATTGTCTCCTAAATACtctaattaattaataaataaattattggAAGCAACATGAGTACACCCCGAAAAGGAAAAACATTCCGAGGGTAGAaattattaataaaattaaaaagacaATATGCCCTCCATGTGAGTTGATTTTGAGACATTGGAAAGAGGGTGTGGGGTGCTTTCCTCACATGGGGATAGGGGTAGCTTTGTCATTTGATACACCCATGGCTCTTATTTTACTATTTCTTGTCATGTTATCCACTTTATATTAAATAGGTAGTCATAATTGGATTTGTAGGAGAGGGATGATAATGAAATACAGGGTTAAATAATTGTTATGGTCATTGCTTATTACATTTAAAGTATCATTTACATGTATTTACAAGCTTCTTGTATTCTGTTAACTTAAATTTTTTTTAGAACGGCCAAcaaaattattattaatcaactaGCAAGATGTTAGACACCAAATTTACATATCATAACTCCAAACACGAAAAGACCTCCAAACCAACTACATTACATAATTAAATTAAAACTCCGCCAATCATTCCATGACCAAAGAGATGATCCCGAACGATTCTTGATCCAATGATAAGCCATCGATTTAGACTCTTCAACAACCTTAGTAATATTGGGAGTTGCCTGGCCGAATAAGATTTCATTCCGCATCCTCCAAACACACCAAATAACTACCTGAGAGATAGCATTAAGAACCATTTTTTTCATCTTGGATCCATTTACGAAGACATGAGCATCCAAGATATCCTTTAAGCTGAATGCGAATGTGGGAGGGGATCTGCACCACTGAGAAATAATAAGCCAGATCGTTTGGGTAAATTGGCACGACACGAACAGATGTTCGCAAGTTTCTTCGTATTCTCCGCAAAACAAACAGTCGTTATCTGCGATATAGACGTTTCTTGCAGCCAGTGCAACCCGGGTAGGTAGCCTTTCCGATAAAGCACGCCAAGAAACAATCCCCACTTTTTTCGGAACTAATTTATTCCAATAGAACAAGTATTCCTGGACCGATCTTGATACCGTAGCTGAAATATTTTTAATGCTGGCCACCGAGTATACCTCTGATTTATCATACTTCCAGACCCATGCATCTGGACCATTACCGCCATTAAACTCACAAAGAAGAAGCGACAACTCTAACAGCTCCTGTTGTTCACTAGCCGATGTTACAGGACGGCTCCACCTCCATGATAAGTTCACCGAATTCTCACCCCATGAAACCCGATCAGAGACGCAGCAAGTCTTATCTGTCTCAAGAGCAAATAATAGCGGGAAACCAACACATAAAGGCTGCTCACTGATCCAGAAGTCAAGCCAGAAGGCTGCCTTCGAACCACATCCCACCCTACACCAAATTGCATTAAGAAGATTAACACCAACCTGACTGAGATGTTCACGGATTCCGATAATCTGCTTCCATTGACCCGGCATTGACATCTTTGCTGGAATCGGAGCCTATGATCTATTGTTGTGGTGAATCGCCCATACCACTCTTCTCCATAGACCGTCCTTGTCCGTTTTGAATCTCCACCACCATTTTGATAGCATAGCTAAATTAGCGTCTCGAAGTGATCCAAATCCTAATCCACCGTACTCCATTGGAGCAATTACCTTTTCCCAGGCCATCCAACTCATATGAGAGTTTTCATCCGAACCACCCCAAAAGAAAACCCTCCTCAACCTCTCCAAGATCTCTAAGACTTTAGCCGGTACtttatataaagaaaaaaaataggtTGGCAATGAATTCAAAACCGACTTCAACAAGGTAATTCTACCCCCATATGAAAGATTTTTTGCTTTCCAAAGCGACAACCGATTTTTAAATACATCAATAACCGGCTTCCAATTACGAATAAGATTCATGTTTGCACCTACCACCAAGCCTAGGTTCTTAAAGGGAAAAGAGCCCTTCTTACAACCTAGAACATTTGCCATAAGATGAGCCTCTACATCATTCACCCCTACCCCATACACGGAACATTTAGAAAGATTAACTTTCAAACCTGAGACTAAATGAAAACATCTCAGAATCCTTCACAGATTAAGGGCGTTTTCTCCCGACCATTCTCCAAGAAACACAACGTCATCCGCGTTGATAAGGTGGGAGAGAACAGGACCATTGGATGTACACCGTAAGCCTTTGAAAATACCTTCCGACACGGCCTTTTTCATAATATCGGAAAGCGCCTCTATGGCAATAACAAACAAAAAGGGAGACAAAGGATCGCCTTGACGCAACCCTTGTGTACACTCAAATTCCATAGTAAGAGATCCATTCACAAGTACCGAAGCGCTAGATGAGACAAGAGTTGCCATAATCCAGCCCCTCCATAGCACCGGAAAGTTCATTTGAGCCATAAACGAATCTAGATAATTCCAATTGAGGGAATCATAAGCTTTATTAAtgtcaatcttaaaaaccatacCCGATTTTTTGGCTTTCTTCATCCAAGCGATAGCTTCATTAAGAATAAGGGGGCCATCAGAAATATTTCTCCCGGCCAGGAAGGCAGACTGTTTCTCCGACACAAGATTACCAACCACTTTTTAAGCCGATTCACCAGGACTTTAGAAATAGCTTTGTTAACCACTCCAATTAAACTAATAGGGCGGAAATTGGATGGAGAAATTGGGTCATTAATTTTAGGAATCAAGGCAATGAACGAAGACGAGCAACATCTACTGATAGACCCATTTGAGTGAAATTCCTAAAAATCTTGAGAAAATCGCCTTGAAAAAGATCCCAGTTGTTTTTAATAAATTTGAAATTAAAGCCATCCGGGCCCGGAGCCCGGTCATCAACACACCTCCATATAGCTTCCTTTATTTCCGTAAGAGAAAAAGGCACAACAAGAGAATTAGCTTCAGCCGTAGACAGTGATACCATATTTTGACACGAGATGGTAGGCCGAGTAGCCATCGGTTCCACAAACTGATTAGCAAAAATTTCAAAGAATGCTTCTTTCACAACCACCGAATCCGAACTCCATACACCATTAACCATTAAGCCATTAATACGATTGTTACTAATATTGGCATTGATGACATTATGGTAAAAAGCAGAATTTTCATCACCTTCGAGGGCCCACCTAGATCCGGATTTTTGCTTGGCATCCAGTTGATTTCTGCGATCCGAATCCATGATGAAACTAATACATTCTGCCCTTTCGTTCAACTCCCCAACCTCCAACGACCTCGACTCCGCTAACCTTTCCAACTGTTGGATCCGATTTTTCTTGACTAAATATTCCCCAttagatttttctttttcaactttGAGCCAAGCTTTAACATTATTTTTTAACCATCTCATCTTAACTGAGAGAGCCATATCTGCTGGACCATTAAAAACAAAGTTATGACACGCCTGTTGCACAAGGCCTGAAAACCTCGGTAACTCCATGTGGTttgctcaaaattttaacttTTGTCCTTTACCTTTCTTTTTTGTTGGATTAAGTACCCTTGGTTAACATTTTTTCACTTCTAGCTCCAAGTAGCTTATGGagttagtttatttatttattttattaaagttATGTCAAACAACTTAAAATCACAACTTTATACATATCTGTACATTAGTATAAAATACCTATATTTATATTCACATTCAGTATCCTTGATTCATATCGGTTCTAAATTGCAACAAGTTATAGTATTCAATATCTTAACCCTACTATCAATCTTTGTATATTCAATAATAAAACAAACTCATACGAATTAAAATTGAGACCCTGGCGTCGCAATCTAATCTTTGATCTTATATATtcgaacaaaaaaaaaatagatctATATCTGAGATTGGGATTAGATGGTCTTGTGCGGTGGAGACGAGTGGAAACTTCAAGTTTCGTCGGTAACAATGGAGATGAAGGGGATTGGGAGTGTCTGACATGATATCACAGTTGAGCGAAGACAAATGTATGATATATGATTATTGAAAAAACTCCAGGAATGGAGATAAACTAACTAACTAAAATGAATTGAAAAAGATGTTCATCGATTGCTAAGAAGAATAGGCCTGTCGATTTTTTTTGGGTGAATCTTGAATTCAAATTAATGTTTGGTACGATCAAATCATTTAGATCACAAGGAAATAGGAATAGGCTACAAAAAATATGGAAAATGATTtagatggatcaaaatcaaacttagattatattcaaataaaaattaagtataaattgctaattacaatcctacccttataATCTTAAAACTAAATCAATGGCCAAGATGGGTTTACTAAGTTCACAAATAAGGGGGaggttcacaaatgaacctaaccctaaccctatatatatatatatatatatatatatatatatatatatatataaggtagcttatatatagggttaggatcgtgtgagaagtactaggctaattgagaaaacttgagaagcattctacACCACACATTTTACCAAAACAAAAATGCAAAAAAAGGGAAAAATTAGAGCTTTTTCTGTTAGTTCTTTTAgtgatttatacacatgtgtatattgtcaaccttttaactatacatatatgtatatacgtgtttaaaattgaaaaataagtatTTGTACATCTATGATTGAGGAAA contains the following coding sequences:
- the LOC110931693 gene encoding uncharacterized protein LOC110931693, whose protein sequence is MELPRFSGLVQQACHNFVFNGPADMALSVKMRWLKNNVKAWLKVEKEKSNGEYLVKKNRIQQLERLAESRSLEVGELNERAECISFIMDSDRRNQLDAKQKSGSRWALEGDENSAFYHNVINANISNNRINGLMVNGVWSSDSVVVKEAFFEIFANQFVEPMATRPTISCQNMVSLSTAEANSLVVPFSLTEIKEAIWRCVDDRAPGPDGFNFKFIKNNWDLFQGDFLKIFRNFTQMGLSVDVARLRSLP